In one window of Notolabrus celidotus isolate fNotCel1 chromosome 17, fNotCel1.pri, whole genome shotgun sequence DNA:
- the amer2 gene encoding APC membrane recruitment protein 2, with product MEVQSECVEPPVAPQCDPQPTGKINKAAFKLFGKRRTGSGMASFFSFRNKGATNSNGNSDNGNSLNGNGSAASVELVRSKTHDGLTSSNDTDGQRGEGLPSLEAGPVRSLSKSLSFFSLLRRGSFRTSDNGGAGLVRRGRGLKGFFSSMRWRRKDKTNEIEAEEVDVKKEDAESEKVKDITLTLEPPPHHHQEDCGNAETEPTLETPTTSVTMTPTHCVAMPGTSGEPDSPLPYTPTDSPLRPPIQKAKASISSLTPSLATPPLDRCSTGDPPSEPSVDRLCSLLFTDVTSLKSFDSLTGCGDIIADAEEEGTVGNGESGTSSSSSGGGGGGVCVSASVGRSVGISVVTSRGSPSKSPLPSQLTQPMFSVCPSLVPSSLPARARPPPAPQQHTAGSGVVAYMGGGEEMASPEGVDDADMQGLWHMLPSTGDNSPALPRSHQPPSSTPTSTYPPRATSNPASSHLPSASRSVDRKLPQVKALGLSKIPIVGGAGIRAAKPLIPHAHGRHPTSPGDKELLSDEGYWDSPSATPTATPDESGVQRSQKMALSRDSCSGDHLYDLYNDPEEDGDDEDQERDGSLNSTPSPSTEYKLSPTNQTSPLSSSSTSSFRSMKGSTSLPKESKIPVSSRQSPPPHSTSQSALSSVLEAESPPPKTDPPQPARTRIPVSRVPVRRSGGKPGGQSRGPANKK from the coding sequence ATGGAGGTGCAGTCGGAGTGTGTGGAGCCGCCTGTGGCCCCTCAGTGTGACCCCCAGCCCACAGGGAAGATCAACAAAGCTGCCTTCAAACTCTTCGGGAAGCGTCGCACCGGCTCCGGCATGGCCAGCTTCTTCTCCTTCAGGAACAAAGGGGCCACGAACAGCAACGGGAATTCTGACAACGGGAACTCTTTGAATGGGAACGGCTCGGCAGCATCGGTGGAGCTCGTTAGGAGCAAAACCCACGACGGACTAACGAGTTCCAACGACACCGatggacagagaggggaggggctcCCTAGCCTGGAGGCAGGACCGGTGAGATCACTGAGTAAATCGTTGAGTTTCTTCTCTCTACTTCGACGTGGGAGTTTTCGAACGAGTGACAACGGAGGGGCGGGGCTTGTCCGGAGAGGGAGGGGCTTAAAGGGCTTTTTCAGCAGCATGCGATGGAGAcgcaaggacaaaacaaatgaaatagaAGCTGAAGAGGTGGACGTAAAGAAGGAGGATGCTGAATCTGAAAAGGTAAAGGATATCACGCTAACCCTTGAACCCCCTCCGCATCATCACCAGGAGGATTGTGGGAATGCAGAGACAGAACCAACCCTAGAGACTCCCACTACTAGTGTTACCATGACTCCCACACACTGTGTTGCCATGCCAGGGACATCTGGCGAGCCAGACTCCCCTCTTCCTTACACACCCACTGACTCGCCCCTGCGCCCTCCAATCCAAAAAGCCAAAGCATCGATTTCCAGCCTCACCCCCTCCCTTGCTACGCCCCCTTTGGATCGCTGCAGCACGGGCGACCCACCTTCAGAACCTTCTGTTGACCGTCTCTGCTCGCTGCTTTTCACCGATGTCACATCCCTGAAAAGCTTTGATTCCCTCACAGGGTGTGGGGACATTATTGCTGATGCCGAGGAGGAGGGGACGGTAGGCAATGGGGAAAGTGGCactagcagcagcagtagtggcggaggaggaggaggagtgtgtgtgagtgcaagtGTTGGGAGATCTGTTGGGATCAGTGTTGTCACGTCTCGGGGTTCCCCTTCCAAATCCCCGCTGCCATCACAACTTACCCAGCCCATGTTCTCAGTTTGCCCAAGCTTAGTGCCTTCCTCCCTCCCAGCCCGGGCTCGTCCACCACCTGcaccacaacaacacacagcGGGTAGTGGTGTGGTGGCCTACATGGGTGGAGGCGAAGAGATGGCGAGTCCTGAGGGTGTTGACGATGCAGACATGCAGGGGCTCTGGCACATGCTGCCCTCCACAGGTGATAACTCTCCTGCTTTGCCCCGGTCGCACCAACCTCCCTCCTCTACCCCGACTTCCACTTATCCCCCTCGTGCCACCTCCAACCCTGCCAGCAGCCACCTGCCCTCTGCCTCCAGGAGTGTGGACCGAAAGCTCCCCCAGGTGAAGGCACTCGGTCTCAGTAAGATTCCAATTGTTGGTGGAGCAGGAATCCGAGCTGCAAAACCACTGATCCCTCATGCACATGGTCGCCACCCCACATCTCCTGGGGACAAAGAGCTTCTGAGTGATGAAGGCTACTGGGACTCACCTTCAGCAACTCCAACAGCAACACCTGATGAGAGCGGGGTGCAGCGTAGCCAGAAGATGGCGCTATCACGTGACAGCTGCTCTGGAGACCACTTATATGACCTCTACAATGATCCTGAAGAGGACGGGGACGATGAGGATCAGGAAAGAGATGGAAGTCTCAACAGTACTCCCTCTCCGTCGACTGAATACAAACTGAGCCCCACCAACCAAACAAGTCctctatcctcctcctccacttcctccttcaGGTCAATGAAAGGCAGCACCAGCCTTCCAAAGGAATCTAAGATCCCTGTAAGCAGCAGACAAAGCCCCCCTCCCCACTCCACAAGCCAGTCTGCCCTCTCCTCGGTTCTAGAGGCCGAGTCACCTCCGCCAAAGACGGATCCACCACAACCAGCTCGCACCAGAATCCCTGTTTCAAGGGTTCCTGTGCGTCGTTCTGGGGGCAAACCCGGCGGTCAAAGCAGAGGACCTGCCAACAAGAAGTAG